Proteins found in one Salinimonas lutimaris genomic segment:
- a CDS encoding type 1 glutamine amidotransferase domain-containing protein: MSKRILMVMTSHDILGNTGKKTGMWLEEFASPYYAFVDEGYTITLASTMGGQVPIDPASLTDDALTDDTKRFSDDDNAKSALASTIPLDDVKAEEFDAVFYPGGHGPLWDLADNELSQKLIEDTLHSGKPVGIVCHAPIVLKNVKDTSGDYFIKGRPVTGFSNTEEDAVGLTDVVPYLVEDELVKIGGEYSKKGDFESYVVESGHLITGQNPPSSRPSAEAVIAHLSK; this comes from the coding sequence ATGAGTAAACGCATTTTAATGGTGATGACCTCGCACGATATTCTTGGCAATACGGGCAAGAAAACCGGTATGTGGCTGGAAGAATTCGCTTCTCCTTACTATGCCTTTGTTGACGAGGGTTACACAATTACCCTGGCCTCGACTATGGGCGGGCAGGTGCCAATTGACCCGGCAAGCCTGACCGATGATGCGCTGACCGACGACACTAAGCGTTTTTCAGATGATGACAACGCCAAATCCGCGCTGGCCTCGACGATTCCATTAGATGACGTGAAAGCCGAAGAATTTGACGCGGTATTTTACCCGGGCGGTCATGGTCCGTTGTGGGATCTGGCGGACAACGAGCTTTCACAGAAGCTGATTGAAGACACCCTGCACAGCGGCAAGCCGGTAGGTATTGTATGCCATGCGCCCATTGTGCTGAAAAATGTGAAAGATACGTCTGGCGATTATTTTATTAAAGGTCGTCCGGTAACCGGGTTTTCCAATACCGAAGAGGATGCGGTAGGTCTTACCGACGTTGTACCTTATCTGGTAGAAGACGAGCTGGTAAAAATCGGTGGTGAATACAGCAAAAAAGGTGACTTTGAGTCTTATGTGGTGGAATCCGGTCATCTGATTACCGGTCAGAACCCACCTTCTTCACGCCCTTCGGCTGAAGCCGTCATTGCACACCTGAGCAAGTAA
- the argR gene encoding transcriptional regulator ArgR, which translates to MANQKQELLIKAFKEILKAESYGSQGDIVEALKAQGFDNISQSKISRMLSKFGAVRTRNARGDMVYCLPPELGMPTAKSPLKQLVLDIVHNNVMVIIRTSPGAAQLIARLLDSLSSKDGVLGTIAGDDTIFIAPADVSKIETLRQRVEDLFDNV; encoded by the coding sequence ATGGCAAACCAAAAACAAGAGCTACTTATCAAAGCGTTTAAAGAAATTCTGAAAGCCGAAAGTTACGGCTCGCAGGGCGACATCGTCGAAGCACTAAAAGCCCAGGGCTTTGATAATATCAGCCAGTCAAAAATCTCCCGTATGCTAAGCAAATTTGGCGCGGTACGTACCCGTAACGCCCGTGGCGACATGGTCTATTGCCTGCCCCCGGAACTAGGTATGCCCACGGCCAAAAGCCCGCTGAAACAGCTGGTACTGGATATTGTACACAACAATGTCATGGTGATCATAAGAACAAGTCCAGGCGCAGCGCAGCTTATCGCACGACTGCTGGACTCACTTAGCTCCAAAGATGGCGTACTGGGCACCATTGCAGGTGACGATACCATTTTCATCGCCCCGGCAGATGTATCTAAAATTGAAACCCTGCGTCAGCGGGTAGAAGACCTGTTTGACAATGTTTAG